CGGAGCTGGCAAGCAATAGCTAATTCATCGGGCCTCGATCGCACAACAAATTGTATGACTATAATTGAACTTGAACTGATATAAAAGAATTTCACAGTATCTCTCTTCGTCTTTCACTTGTATCTTCGTGCTCAACCTAGAACACAGAGTATAGTGTTGGAGGTAATTACTTACTTATGGACGATGAATGTGATATACAAATCTGTGGTAAAAGGGGAATCAAAGGAGCAGTGGATAAGGAAATATAGATACCAGAATCATAACTTACCTCAACAAGTACTTTTGCTTTCTTCTTCGACTTGGCTCCATGTTCTTTATCCAGCTTTTGTGCAGAATCCTTTCTTCCTTTCTTACGTTCAACAACCAGGGTCTCTTCGATATCATCATCCATTTCATctgcaacatttacattcttTAACTAACTAATAGCTTCGCAATTAAATATCTCCAAATCAAAGGGATTGATGCTtcacaaaagaaataaaatcaagtatcCATTTGTCGGAATCTACCACTCTTAAAGCTCAACTAACACATGTTTTAAGCCAAGAACAAAGCCATGAGAAATTTTACCAGCATCATCATCCATTTCAGCTTCTCTGAATTCGAACCCACCAAAATCTTCCATGTCCTCCTCCTCTTCAAGCTCCTCATATCCTTCAACATATTCTATCATATGTTCCTGCACATACCAACAATAAAATATTGCTCAAATGGAGAACAAAATAATTGCATGGATGAATCACCCCCCATTTTGCCTACCTCCTCTTCTTCATAGTCACTAACAATATCTTTTACAACCTCTTTATCAAGGATTTCATTGTACTTGTCCACAGGATAATTATATATGTCACCATAAACTCCTTTCTTCAGACGTTCAAGTAACTCCTTTTCTATACTCTGCAAGGAGGTATTAGTTTTAGTTTCCTCAAGGCACACCACAACACAAAATTATGCGAAACATTCTGCAGGGAAGCAATATCGTATTGGGATACTGACTTTCTCTAATACTGCTGCCTTCTCAGCTTTTTCCTCTCTCCGAGCTTCtcttttcttttcctttctAGGTGTTGTCATGATCTTCTCTCTATACATAGTACATCACGTTAAAAGTATGTCGAAGGTAAATGATAAATTACTTATCATTGATCGAGGGACAGTAGACAGAatacttgaatatacaatacCACTAAAAAAAGAAGGAGTTCAATTTAACTTTGCTAAAGTGAAGGCTACCACCATCAAATTACATAAATGCAAGTATCTAATGCTAGACAGGCAACAAAAAGAATAAAACCAAACTTTTAAAAGTATCCACACAATTTGACTAGAGAATCACTAAAGATCGCATCTTCCAATGCCTAAAATATCACATTAGGGCAAAGAAAGTGTGAACCTTGTTTTCAAGGTAAGTTTCCTCATGCGAATCCGCATTTGTGTCATCTTAGTTAATCTTTGCTTTGTTTTGTGCACAAGTAGCTTCGGCCAGTACACCTGTTAAATCATCAGCACTCAATGTTCAGAAAATGCAAGCAACATGACACAGATACAGCAAAATCAGTGAAATGATTCAATACCAGGTGCTTGTCAATTATTTCAAGGGCCTTCTCATAGTTTCTCGGCAATTTAACTCTTTCCCACAATTTATTGGGCATATGTGCCCTTTCTATAGTTTtcatatacaaaaaaaaaacccctgcaaaaccaaaaaaaaaaccccAACATCCAGCAACGAAATCAACAATTGGAGCGGATCAAAATATAGGAACTCAAATTCAAAGAACTAAGTTCTGTGATTAAATTGCACAAAAGCATACCTTCATGGTCGCGTATGGTGGCGTAGCGACTGTTGGCGAGAGGACAGGAGCTCCGATTGCAAATACCCGTCACATTATAAGGGTTTCGACAGAATATCCCAGTTTCGATTCTACACCCACGAAATCAACAGAGAGAAGAACCCTCACAGATCAAGACATAACCAAAAAAACTCAAACGGCGGTTATAATTTGGGGTAAAAGCAGAAAAACGTTTACTTGGCCATGAAACTGCAATGCTTGTGCCTGATGACCTGCCATATGACCTCGTCGTGCTGCATTTTTCAAGCCTTGTAGTGGGTGGTACGAGAACGATAGCTCGTAAATGGTTATATTTCCACCAATTGGTTGATAATAATGCCCTGACTCAAGAACACCACTGGAAAGCTGAGGTTTAACGATGGCCGAGGGACTAGGGTTTGGGTTTATTTCCTATgaatgtaaaattttaaaatcatccTCCATCTATatgatattaaatattttagccCTTTATTTATTTGGATTACCGCTTTACTCCTAAAACTTTCGGCGagtcatataaaaaaatttgattggtTGAGGTTTGAAAAAGTCTCTCTCAATTTCTCATATTTGAGAACGACTAAAGGCTCACTCTGTCATGATTTTCTGATTTCTAGTGCCACAAATCTAATTATCGTTCCCTTCTCCTGTTTGATTCAAATTCCAAACGAAACGTAAAAACCTGGACCCGAAAATACCTTTTACTTCATAACccgcattaaaaaaaattagagttTTAAGTAACTTGTACCACTGTGATTGATTAGTTAGCTTTAGGATGAAGCACTGCTGCTCCCAAACTTCATGGGGCAAGTGCCTGGACTTTTGCTTTGTTTGGAAGATGTTTATATCATTACTTACTAGCGACTGCTTCCAAATTACTTATAATCAATAATTTAAGCACTTCAAACCCGGGAAGCCAATCGCAGGGGACCGTACATCCATCACGGAAAGTAACCTGGCGATCGATCGAGAGAGAAAAAGTTTGTCcgaaaataaatataatgagGTCTTCATCAAATCCTAATAAAATCCTGGACAGGTCCTTATGACCAAAAATAAGTACAAAGATGAAGGATACATACAATTCCAGACCAATGTTATGCAGAAAAATATTCCCATTCAATTCGTTTTGGAAACGAATGACATGTCAACATTCCCTGCAAGAGAAACGTAGATTCTGCTATATGTGAAGTTAACGGATGATGATCTTCATAGCCGCCCCAGTGGTAATCTCTCATTGAGAAGGAAAAAAATacgaaagaaaaagaaaaagatcaTGTGTATATATCTTAAATACCAAATGATAATCTGATCTTGGCAATTTGTGGTGGTGTTTTAAGGTGATATACTGTTCAGCCGTCTTTGAAGCTCCTCGACAAGGTTGCTTCTGGGAACTTCATGCTCAGGTAGCAGCAGCCAAATCTTTTAGTTTTACGATTCCTTCATTCAATTCACGTTCTCCTACAATTACCATAAACGGTATCCTGGATTCTCGGGCACGGTCAATGTGCTTCATCACTCTCTTATTGATCATAACTTCAGCTTTCAGTTTGGCACCCCACAGTTCACTCACTAATTCCGCACCCAAGGATAAATCATCACCAAGAATGCTCACAAGGACCTGAGTTTCAGTTGCTCGGATTTCCTGACAAGGGAGAGAATTCAATATCTTTATAGTTTTTACAAATACCACAAATTTACAAACCCAAATGGCACAAAATCATACTAGGGCAACACCTTAACGGAAAGTCGAGCAAATGAATTTCCAGCATGCTCGTATGGTGATAATAGAggttaaatattttaatgtaaGTTGAATTTGTGACAGAAAATAACAGTTTATACCAGGTTTCTATCTTTTTGTAGCTGCTCCATTATCGTGAATACTCTTTCTATTCCTAAGCTGATTCCAACTGCAGGAACCTGCTTCGTCCCAAACATGCCAATGAGATTGTCATAACGTCCGCCAGCAGCAATTGAACCCACCTGCAGATAAATGCTTTAATACAGATATTTGGAAGGAACTAAATTAGGCTAATGCAATAACAATAAAGAAAATATAGATAAGAACGAGGAGCTAGTTAAGGGCTTAAAAAAAAAGCATCTCATTAAGTTGAATGGGTATTTTTGTATTCAAGGACAAGTATTTGCACTTTTTTATAGATAAATATGCCAACAGGTATTTTAGATAAACATACCAAAGATGAAGAATAGTTTTACTACAGAAGTTTGAAAATACCTGCGTAGCGCCTTTAAAAACAGCTTCAAATATGACTCCAGTATAGTAATCCAAACCTCTTGCAAGACTCAAAtcaaaaactatttttttattgGACTTGGACTTCTCCAAAGCTTTGAACAAAATCTCCAATTCATCCAAAGCAAGCTCAGCTTCCCTGTTTTTTAAAAACTCGCTGCCTTCCTGTTTTAGCATGTTCAATAATTCCACCGGTGAGCCCCTGTGTTTAACAAAAGTTCCAATTTTCTCTGCAATCTCCTTAGTTAGACCTTTTTCTTCAACCTACACAAATGACATGAATGGGTGATCTGTCTCTGCAAGCATTCACTAGAGGACATGCTCTAAAATCCTCCAAACCAGTTATGGCAAAATCAGGACAATATAAAATAATGTTAACACCACTTAAAAGGAACTACGGAAACAATAAATGAGAACAAGATCCTGACACTCACCATTTCTCTCTTTATCTGATCAAATGTCTGTTTGTCTAGCTTGTCAATACTTGAGCAAATAGTTCTAAATTTTGCTTGCGGCACCCCACAAATTGCCAACATTCCATCGAGCAACTTCCTGTGATTCAACTTAACCTGGAAAAGTTACAATTTTAAGTTAAGTTTAAACACTAAAAAAGTTCTTAAGAAACTACTCAGAGATTTTTATGAACAACAACTTTAAGATGTTGAATGTCAGTGAACCGAACACGAGCAaagaacaacaaaaacaaatgaCTTTCACtggttttgattttatttgtgcCAGCTACTAGGGTAATTAATGTTGCTTTTATGATCTCAATTACCTCATAATCCCCAATATCTAGCTCATCTAGCAACTCTGTCAATATTTTTACGACCTCAAAGTCCGGCCCCATTTTCTCAAATTGACCCGCAATATCAAAGTCACACTGATAAAATTCACGGTATCGCCCCTTCGATGGATTGTCCCTTCGATATACCTTTGCAATTTGATAtcttttgaatgatgttatacCATTCATAGCAACAAATCGAGCGAATGGAACTGTCAGATCATAACGAAGTGAACAGAGTTCTCCACCCTGCCAACATAGGTATGAAACAAATTTATATCTTAAACAAACTAAAGAATGGAATACAAAGGATTCGGTGCATAGATTTCACTAAATGTTATCATAATAACTATGCTCCAGGCAACGGtgccatgcatacatgtttatATAGGAATTTTGAATCATGAGTGAAGCATTTAGTTTGAAAAGACAACTACAAAAAGCTAAAAAAAATGTTCTCATTATAAATGTGTGATAAAACTTGGTACCACAATTTTGTTTGAAAAAGTCAGTGTGGAAACAAATAGCGTACCTGATCAGCTAAATCATATATCAACTTTGAGTCTTCACCGTACTTTCCCATAAGAGTCTCTCTCAATTCAAAGGCAGGCGTATCTAAGGCCATGGCACCGTGCCTCTTGAAAACCTCGACAATTATCGAGAATGCTCTCTCTCTGACAGCCATCTGCTCCTTTGCAAAATCACGAGTACCCTAAGTAACATCACAGtacaaaattattaaattcatagCAAAACTTATCATTTCATGATTCCTTACGACTACTTGACATGTTTTGCACtaaaatttctaaaaatatGCAACAAATGCAGAACTCATGTCCAAACCATGTATTTTCAATTTTACTCTAAAACAAAAATTCTTATAATATTACTTATTATATTTTCCAACAATTCTTTTATTTAACAAATATCCATTTATTAACACAGTTACAAATTAATTTTTACCTGATTTCTATATAAATCCCATTCGTTCCTTGTATAAATTAAActacttaaaataattattattatattaaaattatgttataaataaatattattttcaaaataatttaataagaaAACTGTCCCGACTCGACATTTAGCTGCGGATGGCGCCAGCCGCAGTTGTACTCAATACTATCTGCACCATTATACCTTCGGGAGCTTGGGAAGTCTTCGACTCTCATTGCTTTCCACGATTTCTCTGATCTTCTTCAAAAGATGATCATAACCAGAATCTACTGGGTCCATCAAGGAAAGGAAATTCTCAGCAAATTTATCCAAGTCAAAATTTGTTGCTTCGCCCAGAAGCCGGTCCTTGATGAACTGAATGAGAGCATTAGTTCCTTTCCCCAGTTGGACCTTCCTTTTCTTATCAAACTTCTTTCCTGTTTTGGCGCTATCCGCAGTCAGAGGCCCATTCACACTTCCAATGTCGAATTGATTTTCCTTAACCAGCTCGATTCCTTCAAGGGAAACAAATGCAACTACAGCCTCCCAAGAAACAACTTTCCTCACGGCATCCAGTAATTCATAAATTTTATGCAAGAACAAAAGGGAATCCTTATTTCGAAGTGCGGCCTGTGAAGATTCACACAGTTCTTCCAAAAGCTCGATCCTTGGACATTTAGCATCCAACATATTAGACAAACGAGATGTCAGATCCTTATTCGACATCGAATTGGTAACGATGAGCTTTATTCGTTGACAACTTAAGTCCCCCAAGTTCCAGAGAGACAAAGCCAAAGACGACAATGCAGTGGCCATGGCCTTGGGTGAACCAACTCTAAAACCTGAGTTTAATTGAACTCTAGTTTTCGAGTGGAGCAACCTCAAAATCTCCCTAAAATTCCCATGGACCGAAGGAATCTCCGCCACAGCAGAGTCCACTGGCTTCTTTCCTGAATTAACGAACTTAGAGCCGTTAAAAAAGACTTTAAAATCCGCAGCCACAGCAACATCGTCCTTGGCTGAAGAACCATCACCAGAATCGATCAAGTTAAAGGGCGAACCATCAGCTCCCAAAGCCTCGCATGAAATAGCAGCAACGGCGTCAGCAACAGTTGATACGCCGGAAGAGCAGTGGTCTATCAAAGCCGAAACGCCATCGATCGCCGCCATTGCGTAATCTACGACACCCACTTCATTAAAAACGGCGTCTTCTAGGTTGTAATCGGAACTCATGGTATTTTGTTCAATAATTTGGAGAAGCTGCGAAGAGGCGGATGCAGAGGAAGAGGAAAGTAGTACCTTGCTCAAAAGGAGAAGCAAGGAAGCCCTGAATTCCTCCGGGGAAAAGTAATTGGGAATTGAAAATGAAAGATTACTGGTGGAATTGGAAGCAACGGTAGGGCGTCTGGAAAGAGCAGAAGAATCGATGGTGACACGAGAAATGCCGTGTGCAACCTCAAACACGTCAGAGGATGTGAGTAACGAACCCTTCCCACCGAGTGTCACCAGCCGTCTCGCCGTCGCCGCCATTGCAGCTGCAGGTGGAGCGAGAAGACCAAATGAGGAGGTATGATACACGAACTGCATTGGCCAGCCCAATGTGAAAACTAAACCCAGTTCGTCAAATGGGCCTATCAATACCCGTTTATCACATTCGGGCCTCACTACTGAATTGGGTTGTAACATCCTCAGTCCACTTATTCTGTTCCACTTTAATATGGGGCATTTATGAGAGTGTTCTTTGCGACACAAATAAAGATGATAATAAGTCGGATCTtggtattattttattatacgttttcatatatatttattatatctatcatcatcattttcattctcatcagaaattcaatctcatgctcatATCCGTtggaaaattaaatatatatacccaatctaaatatcatatcaacacatataattacattttctcaaatttaaattatttcggGTAATCTAtgtatatttactaaattgttgataagaatatatataaaaattaacaaataaaacaatatatatatatatatatataacatcgTTATCCAACAAAAATAGCATAAACTCCATgttaataattttctttatttcatcGAACTAATATCATTCAACAAAAGTATATTAAAATTAACatcatattcaaaatatatatatatatatatacatacacacacatgTCTGATATGAGTAGGATTCTTTAAAACCCGTCTCAATACCTTTATCCAAAAATCTTCATACCTaattattcatttatttaatcACGTAAAAAATATCATCCATACTCTCTTACATCTGGATCTTGATCGAATTCTCTGTCAAGTCCAGAAAAATTGTCATTGGTAGACACAAATGGAAAAACGAAACAAGCTATGaatttgaaagaatttaattttatgattaaaaataattacaaatttatgaaattaaaatcaTCTCCTTATAATTTATTTGTCATGTTTAGGTTAGTGGAACAACGAGCTGAGCTCGCCATGCCCGGTAGAGTGACGACATCAAGCTAAGCTACCCAAAAAATGAAACAAATCTCAAGTTCAAGACTCGCTTCTCCACCGattgtaataaaaaatataaagttgATATTGAAAGTTTGGAAGTAGATGGTTTTTTAATACCTCAAATTATC
This window of the Primulina tabacum isolate GXHZ01 chromosome 4, ASM2559414v2, whole genome shotgun sequence genome carries:
- the LOC142542146 gene encoding uncharacterized protein LOC142542146; translated protein: MQHDEVIWQVIRHKHCSFMAKIETGIFCRNPYNVTGICNRSSCPLANSRYATIRDHEGVFFLYMKTIERAHMPNKLWERVKLPRNYEKALEIIDKHLVYWPKLLVHKTKQRLTKMTQMRIRMRKLTLKTREKIMTTPRKEKKREARREEKAEKAAVLEKSIEKELLERLKKGVYGDIYNYPVDKYNEILDKEVVKDIVSDYEEEEEHMIEYVEGYEELEEEEDMEDFGGFEFREAEMDDDADEMDDDIEETLVVERKKGRKDSAQKLDKEHGAKSKKKAKVLVEVEHEDTSERRREIL
- the LOC142542147 gene encoding LOW QUALITY PROTEIN: histidine--tRNA ligase, cytoplasmic-like (The sequence of the model RefSeq protein was modified relative to this genomic sequence to represent the inferred CDS: deleted 1 base in 1 codon), with translation MQFVYHTSSFGLLAPPAAAMAATARRLVTLGGKGSLLTSSDVFEVAHGISRVTIDSSALSRRPTVASNSTSNLSFSIPNYFSPEEFRASLLLLLSKVLLSSSSASASSQLLQIIEQNTMSSDYNLEDAVFNEVGVVDYAMAAIDGVSALIDHCSSGVSTVADAVAAISCEALGADGSPFNLIDSGDGSSAKDDVAVAADFKVFFNGSKFVNSGKKPVDSAVAEIPSVHGNFREILRLLHSKTRVQLNSGFRVGSPKAMATALSSLALSLWNLGDLSCQRIKLIVTNSMSNKDLTSRLSNMLDAKCPRIELLEELCESSQAALRNKDSLLFLHKIYELLDAVRKVVSWEAVVAFVSLEGIELVKENQFDIGSVNGPLTADSAKTGKKFDKKRKVQLGKGTNALIQFIKDRLLGEATNFDLDKFAENFLSLMDPVDSGYDHLLKKIREIVESNESRRLPKLPKGTRDFAKEQMAVRERAFSIIVEVFKRHGAMALDTPAFELRETLMGKYGEDSKLIYDLADQGGELCSLRYDLTVPFARFVAMNGITSFKRYQIAKVYRRDNPSKGRYREFYQCDFDIAGQFEKMGPDFEVVKILTELLDELDIGDYEVKLNHRKLLDGMLAICGVPQAKFRTICSSIDKLDKQTFDQIKREMVEEKGLTKEIAEKIGTFVKHRGSPVELLNMLKQEGSEFLKNREAELALDELEILFKALEKSKSNKKIVFDLSLARGLDYYTGVIFEAVFKGATQVGSIAAGGRYDNLIGMFGTKQVPAVGISLGIERVFTIMEQLQKDRNLEIRATETQVLVSILGDDLSLGAELVSELWGAKLKAEVMINKRVMKHIDRARESRIPFMVIVGERELNEGIVKLKDLAAATEHEVPRSNLVEELQRRLNSISP